A genomic stretch from Halichoerus grypus chromosome 5, mHalGry1.hap1.1, whole genome shotgun sequence includes:
- the EPS8L3 gene encoding epidermal growth factor receptor kinase substrate 8-like protein 3: protein MSRPSSRAIYLYRKEYLQKVSSEPTCLQHRVEHLMTCKLGTQKVQKPKDALKKLQEMDAQGRVWSQDLLLQAKDGRLQLLDIETKEELDSYRLDSIQAVDTALNTCSYSSVLSVTVQESGLPATSILLFQCQEVGAEQLKTCLQKALEEGQEQRPQSGARHPSQDIWRGPPLERSFSKEQVPPPEQGPPPKQPYWTTPEHSTPPSPRPLPHNFSVREQRTFTLPPPRRSPSPKNPERDEEILSHVLRDIELFAGKLKEAQAMSSHKKKRLGKKKGKDQWVMTRAQYIDCFQKIKYSFNLLGKLAIWLQERNAPEFVHILFQLVDSILAQCPEPGLPAQVISPLLTPKAIELLQSCLSPAESDFWKKLGVAWTTSRDDWTGIEPLPYQPTFYDGWQLPEPSDQAPSGQQNSTSLRPSSPRPVKPALKMQVLYEFEARNTQELTVAQGEVLEVLDQSKRWWLVKNEKGQSGYIPSNILEPLESGASGSQNQSPSWVPMLRLSSTPEEVTAWLQAENFSTVTVKSLRFFTGSQVLHMRPGELQMLCPQEAPRVLARLEAVRRMLGMSH from the exons ATGTCCCGGCCCAGCAGCAGAGCCATTTACC TGTACCGGAAGGAGTACTTGCAGAAGGTCTCCTCCGAGCCCACCTGTCTGCAGCACAGGGTGGAG CACCTGATGACATGTAAGCTGGGGACTCAGAAAGTCCAGAAACCCAAGGATGCCCTGAAGAAGCTGCAGGAGATGGATGCTCAGGGCCGGGTGTGGAGCCAAGACTTGCTCCTGCAGGCCAAAGATGGCAGGCTCCAGCTGCTGGACATCGAGACAAAG GAGGAGCTGGACTCTTACCGCCTGGACAGCATCCAGGCCGTGGACACGGCGCTGAACACCTGCTCCTACAGCTCTGTCCTGTCCGTCACGGTGCAGGAGTCAGGCCTGCCAGCCACCAGCATTCTGCTCTTCCAGTGCCAGGAAGTGGGG GCAGAGCAACTAAAGACCTGCCTGCAGAAGGCCCTGGAAGAGGGGCAAGAGCAAAG ACCCCAATCTGGAGCCCGTCACCCCAGCCAAGACATATGGAGGGGGCCTCCTCTGGAAAGGTCATTCTCCAAGGAGCAGGTACCCCCACCAGAGCAGGGGCCCCCTCCAAAACAGCCCTACTGGACGACCCCAGAGCACA GCACACCACCATCCCCAAGGCCGCTGCCACACAACTTCAGTGTCCGAGAACAACGCACCTTCACTCTGCCTCCTCCAAGGCGGTCCCCATCCCCCAAGAACCCAGAGAGGGATGAG GAGATACTAAGCCATGTCCTTAGGGACATCGAGCTGTTTGCGGGAAAGCTGAAGGAGGCCCAGGCAATGAGCAGTCATAAGAAGAAGAGACTGGGGAAGAAAAAGGGCAAGGATCAGTGGG TGATGACACGGGCCCAGTATATTGATTGCTTCCAGAAGATCAAGTACAGCTTCAACCTCCTA GGGAAGCTGGCCATCTGGCTGCAGGAGAGGAACGCCCCTGAGTTCGTGCACATCCTCTTCCAACTTGTAGACTCC ATCCTGGCCCAGTGCCCTGAGCCTGGCCTACCAGCCCAAGTGATCTCACCCCTCCTAACCCCCAAAGCCATCGAGCTGCTGCAGTCCTGCCTCAGCCCGGCTGAGAGTGACTTCTGGAAGAAGCTGGGTGTGGCCTGGACCACCAGCCG GGACGACTGGACAGGCATTGAGCCCCTGCCCTACCAACCCACATTCTATGATGGTTGGCAGCTTCCAGAACCCTCCGACCAG GCACCCTCAGGACAGCAGAACTCTACTTCCCTCCG GCCCTCCAGCCCCAGACCTGTCAAGCCAGCCCTGAAAATGCAAGTCCTATATGAGTTTGAAGCCAGGAACACACAGGAACTGACTGTGGCCCAGGGAGAGGTGCTGGAG GTCCTGGACCAGAGCAAGCGGTGGTGGCTGGTGAAGAATGAGAAGGGACAGAGCGGCTACATTCCCAGCAACATCCTAGAGCCCCTAGAGTCGGGGGCCTCTGGGAGCCAGAACCAGTCGCCTTCTTGG GTTCCAATGCTTCGACTTAGCTCAACGCCTGAGGAGGTCACAGCCTGGCTGCAGGCCGAGAACTTCTCCACCGT CACGGTGAAGAGCCTCAGGTTCTTCACAGGGAGCCAGGTGCTTCACATGAGACCCGGGGAGCTACAGATGCTGTGTCCACAGGAGGCCCCACGGGTCCTGGCGCGGTTAGAAGCCGTCAGAAGGATGCTGGGG atGAGTCACTAG